From a region of the Citricoccus muralis genome:
- a CDS encoding ABC transporter substrate-binding protein, translating into MSTRIPSSSLLTRRRLLAVGTAAVVVGTAAACGRGDPSGGGDTGGDAQSAGGSAGGAGDLRAVTVGAIPIVDVAPLHLAKEQGFFEEAGLDVTIESTSGGAISFPGVSSGQFDFAFGNVVSMMVARSQGIGLKFFCSGSTTTGEPGNDNVALIAAPDSGFESIRDLAGKTLSSNQLANIGDTACRQAMDKAGGDGGSLEFMEMAFPDVQAALENGQLDAGVVVEPFVTPALEAGMVAVSWPYAEANPELDTGGYFASEETLENDPDLVRSFREALVRGLEYAQQNPDEVRRITGTYTQTPPEVLETMKLPRFRSEFDLEAQEELAETARTYGTVTGELSVPDMFAAL; encoded by the coding sequence ATGAGTACCCGAATCCCTTCGTCTTCCCTCCTGACTCGCCGACGGCTGCTGGCCGTCGGCACCGCCGCCGTGGTGGTCGGCACTGCCGCCGCCTGCGGGCGGGGTGATCCCTCCGGCGGCGGTGACACCGGTGGGGACGCCCAGTCAGCTGGCGGGTCGGCCGGCGGTGCTGGAGACCTGCGCGCGGTGACGGTCGGGGCGATCCCGATCGTCGACGTCGCACCCCTGCACCTGGCGAAGGAGCAGGGCTTCTTCGAGGAGGCCGGCCTGGACGTCACGATCGAGTCGACCTCCGGCGGTGCCATCTCCTTCCCGGGAGTCTCCTCGGGCCAGTTCGACTTCGCCTTCGGCAACGTGGTGTCCATGATGGTGGCGCGTTCGCAGGGCATCGGCCTGAAGTTCTTCTGCTCCGGCAGCACCACCACGGGTGAACCCGGCAACGACAACGTGGCACTCATCGCGGCCCCGGACTCCGGATTCGAGAGCATCCGCGATCTGGCGGGCAAGACCCTGTCCTCGAACCAGCTGGCGAACATCGGGGACACGGCGTGCCGTCAGGCCATGGACAAGGCCGGCGGGGACGGCGGGTCCCTGGAGTTCATGGAGATGGCCTTCCCGGACGTCCAGGCGGCGTTGGAGAACGGGCAGCTCGACGCCGGAGTCGTGGTGGAACCCTTCGTCACCCCGGCTTTGGAAGCCGGCATGGTGGCCGTCTCGTGGCCGTATGCGGAGGCCAACCCTGAGCTCGACACCGGTGGATACTTCGCGAGCGAGGAGACCCTGGAGAACGATCCGGACCTGGTGCGGTCCTTCCGGGAGGCCCTGGTCCGCGGCTTGGAGTATGCCCAGCAGAACCCGGACGAGGTCCGCCGGATCACCGGCACCTACACCCAGACCCCACCGGAGGTGCTGGAGACGATGAAGCTCCCACGGTTCCGGTCCGAGTTCGACCTGGAGGCGCAGGAGGAGCTGGCCGAGACCGCCCGCACCTACGGGACGGTCACCGGGGAGCTGTCCGTGCCGGACATGTTCGCCGCACTCTGA
- a CDS encoding LysR family transcriptional regulator translates to MLDLNLIRVFVAVMEEGTLTAAAARLNLTQPSVTHSVNRLRRATGDELFARSGRGVVPTRAARQLYAEVATMPAAADAAVASLADFEPAHAAATFRIAVTDLGQLVFLPRLVPALAATAPGCSLDVVQLDTTTAADLLAAGDLDLAIASARPRGEVHALPLRRDRYVCIARRGRLGPGRPTAEDISRAARVVIRGSTGHTLIEDRMPPPAGGSVAVSSFSAIPALVAGTDLLAFVPEILLAEWFHAWDIEQWPLPYEDTDVTVHAYAAPRPPTSATAWFVPWAVGQLRDLGTTGGAGSGAEEL, encoded by the coding sequence ATGCTCGATCTGAACCTCATCCGGGTCTTCGTCGCGGTCATGGAGGAGGGAACCCTGACGGCCGCCGCGGCACGCCTGAACCTCACCCAGCCGTCGGTCACGCATTCCGTCAACCGCCTGCGCCGCGCCACGGGCGATGAGCTGTTCGCCCGTTCCGGCCGCGGAGTGGTGCCGACCCGGGCGGCCCGCCAGCTCTACGCCGAGGTGGCCACCATGCCCGCCGCAGCCGACGCGGCGGTGGCCAGCCTCGCAGATTTTGAGCCCGCCCACGCCGCCGCCACCTTCCGAATCGCCGTCACCGACCTCGGCCAGTTGGTGTTCCTGCCCCGGCTGGTCCCCGCCCTCGCCGCCACCGCACCCGGCTGCAGCCTGGACGTGGTCCAGCTGGACACCACCACCGCCGCGGACCTGCTGGCGGCCGGGGACCTCGACCTGGCGATCGCCTCCGCCCGCCCCCGCGGTGAGGTCCACGCCCTGCCTCTGCGCCGCGACCGCTACGTCTGCATCGCCCGCCGCGGCCGCCTTGGGCCAGGTCGCCCGACGGCCGAGGACATCTCCCGCGCCGCCCGGGTGGTCATCCGCGGCTCCACCGGCCACACGCTCATCGAGGACCGCATGCCGCCACCGGCCGGTGGGTCCGTGGCCGTCTCCAGCTTCTCCGCCATCCCCGCCCTGGTGGCCGGCACGGACCTCCTCGCCTTCGTGCCCGAGATCCTCCTCGCGGAGTGGTTCCACGCCTGGGACATCGAGCAATGGCCCCTGCCCTACGAGGACACCGACGTGACGGTGCACGCCTACGCGGCACCACGTCCCCCGACCTCAGCCACAGCCTGGTTCGTCCCGTGGGCCGTCGGCCAGCTCCGGGACCTCGGCACGACGGGCGGAGCCGGATCCGGGGCCGAAGAGCTATAG
- a CDS encoding ABC transporter permease, which yields MSADAPLATPVNLTKAAGGSGTSRSAPPSSPAKKPPGAKRAWGAAKGLFFIAALPVILVLIWYISTAVGEKNFFVPTPALLVETFFETWTGDRITTDVIPSLTRLLFGIAGSIIIGIVGGLLIGSVRWLRALTEPTLEFFRAIPPTVLIPVLMLLIGIGDDMKVAVIISGALWPILLNTIEGVRSMDEVLADTTHTYGIKGFNRVRYLILPSAMPQIMAGIRQSLSIALILMVISEMFAASSGLGFTIVQFQRSFAIPEMWSGIVLLGIIGVIMSFIFQLIERNVLRWYHGLREIENAA from the coding sequence ATGAGCGCCGATGCCCCCCTCGCCACTCCCGTCAACCTGACCAAAGCGGCAGGCGGATCGGGCACCTCCCGGTCGGCGCCGCCGTCGTCCCCCGCCAAGAAGCCCCCGGGCGCCAAGCGTGCCTGGGGCGCGGCCAAGGGCCTGTTCTTCATCGCGGCCCTGCCCGTGATCCTCGTGCTGATCTGGTACATCTCCACCGCGGTGGGGGAGAAGAACTTCTTCGTGCCAACCCCGGCACTGCTGGTCGAGACCTTCTTCGAGACCTGGACCGGGGACCGGATCACCACGGACGTGATCCCCTCGCTGACCCGCCTGCTGTTCGGCATCGCCGGGTCGATCATCATCGGCATCGTCGGCGGCCTTCTGATCGGCTCGGTCCGCTGGCTGCGCGCCCTGACCGAGCCCACGCTCGAGTTCTTCCGCGCGATCCCACCGACCGTGCTGATCCCGGTGCTGATGCTGCTGATCGGCATCGGGGACGACATGAAGGTCGCGGTCATCATCTCCGGCGCGCTCTGGCCGATCCTGCTCAACACGATCGAGGGCGTGCGCTCGATGGACGAGGTCCTGGCAGACACCACGCACACCTACGGAATCAAGGGCTTCAACCGGGTCCGCTACCTGATCCTGCCTTCGGCCATGCCGCAGATCATGGCCGGCATCCGCCAGTCCCTGTCGATCGCGCTGATCCTGATGGTGATCTCCGAGATGTTCGCCGCCTCCTCCGGGCTGGGCTTCACCATCGTGCAGTTCCAGCGGTCCTTCGCGATCCCGGAGATGTGGTCCGGCATCGTGCTGCTGGGCATCATCGGCGTGATCATGTCCTTCATCTTCCAGCTCATCGAGCGCAACGTGCTGCGCTGGTACCACGGCCTGAGGGAGATCGAGAATGCAGCCTGA
- a CDS encoding alpha-ketoacid dehydrogenase subunit beta: protein MSAESTTLPGGRPASTSAERPSQPAGGTAAVETLTIAKAINRALADELAADPKTLLMGEDIGSLGGVYRVTEGLKATYGADRVVDSPLAESGIIGTSIGLALRGYRPVAEIQFDGFVFPGFNQITTQLAKLRARTRGTATVPVTIRIPYGGGIGSIEHHSESPEALFAHTPGLRIITPSNAQDAYWMTRQGIQSQDPVIIFEPKRRYWLKGQVDLAAEGHGGLGAFQAQVVRTGTDATIAAYGPLVPVALAAANAAAEDGRSIEVVDLRSLSPIDFDTLQASLEKTGRMVIAHEAPTFGGLGGEIAARLSERSFLHLEAPIIRVGGFHLPYPPSRVEEQYLPDLDRIFDAVDRTFAY from the coding sequence ATGAGCGCGGAGAGCACCACCCTGCCGGGCGGCCGGCCCGCATCGACGTCAGCCGAGCGGCCCAGCCAGCCTGCCGGCGGTACGGCCGCCGTCGAGACCCTGACCATCGCCAAAGCCATCAACCGGGCCCTGGCGGATGAACTCGCCGCCGACCCGAAGACCCTGCTCATGGGCGAGGACATCGGCTCCCTGGGCGGCGTCTACCGCGTGACCGAGGGGCTGAAGGCCACCTACGGCGCGGACCGGGTGGTCGATTCGCCGCTGGCCGAATCCGGCATCATCGGCACTTCCATCGGCCTGGCCCTGCGCGGCTACCGGCCCGTCGCCGAGATCCAGTTCGACGGCTTCGTGTTCCCGGGCTTCAACCAGATCACCACCCAGCTGGCCAAGCTGCGTGCCCGCACCCGTGGCACCGCCACCGTCCCGGTGACCATCCGCATCCCCTACGGCGGCGGCATCGGCTCGATCGAGCACCACTCGGAATCGCCCGAGGCGCTGTTCGCCCACACCCCCGGCCTGCGGATCATCACCCCGTCCAACGCGCAGGACGCCTACTGGATGACGCGCCAGGGCATCCAGTCGCAGGACCCGGTCATCATCTTCGAGCCCAAGCGCCGCTACTGGCTCAAGGGCCAGGTCGACCTGGCCGCGGAGGGCCACGGTGGGCTCGGCGCCTTCCAGGCCCAAGTGGTCCGCACCGGCACCGATGCGACGATCGCCGCCTATGGCCCCCTGGTCCCGGTGGCACTGGCCGCCGCGAACGCCGCCGCCGAGGACGGGCGTTCGATCGAGGTCGTGGACCTGCGCTCGCTGTCCCCGATCGACTTCGACACCCTGCAGGCCTCCCTCGAGAAGACCGGCCGCATGGTGATCGCCCACGAGGCGCCCACCTTCGGCGGACTCGGTGGGGAGATCGCCGCCCGCCTGTCCGAGCGGTCCTTCCTGCACCTCGAGGCCCCGATCATCCGCGTCGGCGGCTTCCACCTGCCCTATCCGCCGTCCCGCGTGGAGGAGCAGTACCTGCCGGACCTGGACCGCATCTTCGACGCCGTCGACCGCACCTTCGCGTACTGA
- a CDS encoding thiamine pyrophosphate-binding protein, translated as MTTATPQHETVTPTPPAALKVSEAVGRIIARMGAAHVFGVVGSGNFRATNALIAPSDQRPDGVPFTAARHEMGAACMADAYSRSTGRLSVVTVHQGCGLSNALTGIGEAAKSRTPVLVISGDTPGGQYGSNFYIDQDKVVEGMGAVAERLHSPASAVADTIRAVTRAVNDRRTVVLSMPLDVQEGTIPEGQRALVESVSPPVPPTPAGASPEAVERIAELLAGAERPVIVGGRGAAAGVGPIRDLAERAGALLTTSAVGRGLFHEDPWHLDVMGGFSTDGAAELVRQADVMLVFGAALNRWTTRDGTHLRGKTVIQVDDTPRAFGLHYPVDLEILGDAGLTAAAVDLALAARLGSETSRTGYRTEETRARVAESLHWRDQPFEDASEPVVADDPDSGRIDPRLLTNRLDEMVPMERVVVPDGGNFNAYPAMHFRVPDNTGYCVPLAFQSIGLALSSAMGSQLASPDRIAIAGVGDGGLLMSLVELETAVRLRMPLMVVVYNDAAYGAEVHHFVHETDRLDTVQFPPTDIAAIAAGFGCASVTVRQESDLGAVQEWLDGPRDRPILIDAKIADFPSWVLAHSFADGE; from the coding sequence ATGACCACCGCTACACCACAGCACGAGACCGTGACGCCGACACCCCCGGCCGCCCTGAAGGTCAGTGAGGCCGTCGGCCGGATCATCGCCCGCATGGGCGCCGCCCACGTCTTCGGCGTGGTCGGCTCCGGCAACTTCCGGGCCACCAACGCGCTCATCGCCCCGAGTGACCAGCGCCCGGACGGTGTGCCGTTCACGGCGGCCCGGCATGAGATGGGCGCCGCCTGTATGGCCGACGCCTACTCCCGCTCCACCGGCCGGCTCTCCGTGGTCACCGTCCACCAGGGCTGCGGGCTGTCCAACGCCCTGACCGGCATCGGTGAGGCCGCGAAGTCCCGCACCCCCGTGCTCGTGATCTCCGGGGACACCCCCGGCGGTCAGTACGGCTCGAACTTCTACATCGACCAGGACAAGGTGGTCGAGGGCATGGGTGCCGTGGCCGAGCGGCTGCACTCCCCCGCCTCCGCCGTGGCGGACACCATCCGCGCCGTGACCCGGGCCGTGAACGACCGGCGCACCGTGGTGCTGTCCATGCCGCTGGACGTCCAGGAGGGCACCATCCCAGAGGGCCAGCGCGCCCTGGTGGAATCGGTGTCCCCGCCCGTGCCACCCACGCCGGCCGGCGCCTCGCCGGAGGCGGTCGAGCGGATCGCCGAGCTGCTGGCCGGCGCCGAGCGTCCGGTGATCGTGGGCGGGCGGGGTGCCGCGGCCGGCGTCGGGCCCATCCGGGACCTGGCCGAGCGTGCCGGTGCGTTGCTGACCACCTCGGCGGTGGGTCGCGGGCTGTTCCACGAGGATCCGTGGCACCTGGACGTGATGGGCGGCTTCTCCACGGACGGGGCCGCCGAGCTGGTACGCCAGGCCGACGTGATGCTGGTGTTCGGCGCCGCCCTGAATCGGTGGACCACCCGGGACGGTACGCACCTGCGGGGCAAGACCGTCATCCAGGTGGATGACACCCCGCGGGCGTTCGGCCTCCACTACCCGGTGGACCTGGAGATCTTGGGCGACGCCGGCCTGACCGCCGCCGCGGTGGACCTCGCCCTGGCCGCACGGCTGGGCTCCGAGACCTCCCGCACCGGTTACCGGACCGAGGAGACCCGCGCCCGCGTGGCCGAGTCGCTGCACTGGCGCGACCAGCCCTTCGAGGACGCCTCCGAGCCCGTGGTCGCGGATGATCCGGATAGCGGGCGGATCGATCCGCGGCTGCTGACCAACCGGTTGGATGAGATGGTGCCGATGGAGCGCGTGGTGGTCCCGGACGGCGGCAACTTCAACGCCTATCCGGCCATGCACTTCCGGGTGCCGGACAACACGGGGTACTGCGTGCCGCTGGCGTTCCAGTCGATCGGTCTGGCCCTGTCCAGCGCCATGGGATCCCAGTTGGCCTCCCCGGACCGGATCGCCATCGCCGGCGTGGGCGACGGCGGGCTGCTGATGTCCCTCGTGGAGCTGGAGACCGCCGTGCGGCTGCGGATGCCGCTGATGGTGGTGGTCTACAACGACGCCGCCTACGGGGCCGAGGTGCACCACTTCGTCCATGAGACCGACCGCCTGGACACGGTGCAGTTCCCGCCGACGGACATCGCAGCCATCGCCGCCGGCTTCGGCTGCGCGTCGGTGACCGTGCGGCAGGAATCCGACCTGGGTGCCGTGCAGGAGTGGCTCGACGGTCCGCGGGACCGGCCGATCCTCATCGACGCGAAGATCGCCGACTTCCCCTCCTGGGTGCTGGCCCACAGCTTCGCGGACGGCGAATAA
- a CDS encoding ABC transporter substrate-binding protein, whose translation MTPPSQTHPSPSPSPTPTRHLSRPLAYRGRLRSLTSGVGILTLSLTVTLGLAACGSGSPSGGEEATSAGTEAGSGSEDLIPITVGAIPIGDVAPIHVGVKEGFFEEEGLDVEVVNTSGGAIAVPGVVAGDYDFAFGNTVSLMVARDQGLPLQYVANGTTTTGEEGKDFAAVIALEDSELETTADLQGQTASSNNLMNIGDTSIRLAVDNAGGDGADMDFIELAFGDAAAAVQNGQVEAALVLEPYLTQSLDAGLKAVSWPYAEAHPDLDIGGYFTTEEVIEQRPEDVEAFTRAMRKSMEYSQENPDVVREVIGEYTETDPEILERITLPRFKADFSREAMTALGEAAVKYGVIDEAPDLDALLPEGTE comes from the coding sequence ATGACCCCTCCATCACAGACGCATCCGTCACCGTCGCCCTCACCGACGCCCACCCGGCACCTCAGCCGGCCCCTCGCGTACCGCGGCCGCCTCCGGTCCCTCACGTCCGGCGTCGGGATCCTCACCCTCAGCCTCACTGTCACCCTAGGATTGGCCGCCTGCGGTTCCGGTTCCCCGTCCGGCGGGGAGGAGGCGACGTCGGCCGGCACCGAGGCCGGCAGCGGCTCGGAGGACCTGATCCCGATCACCGTCGGCGCCATCCCCATCGGTGACGTCGCCCCGATCCACGTGGGCGTGAAGGAGGGTTTCTTCGAGGAGGAGGGCCTGGACGTCGAGGTGGTGAACACCTCCGGTGGCGCCATTGCCGTGCCGGGCGTGGTCGCTGGTGATTATGACTTCGCCTTCGGCAACACCGTCTCCCTCATGGTGGCCCGGGACCAGGGCCTGCCGCTGCAGTACGTCGCCAACGGCACCACCACCACGGGCGAGGAGGGCAAGGACTTCGCGGCCGTCATCGCGCTGGAGGACTCCGAGCTGGAGACGACCGCGGACCTGCAGGGACAGACCGCCTCCTCGAACAACCTGATGAACATCGGCGACACCTCCATCCGCCTCGCCGTGGACAACGCGGGCGGTGACGGTGCGGATATGGATTTCATCGAGCTGGCCTTCGGCGATGCCGCGGCCGCCGTGCAGAACGGCCAGGTGGAGGCGGCCCTGGTCCTGGAGCCCTACCTGACCCAGTCCCTCGACGCCGGCCTGAAGGCCGTGTCCTGGCCCTACGCCGAGGCCCATCCGGACCTGGACATCGGTGGCTACTTCACCACGGAGGAGGTCATCGAACAGCGGCCGGAGGACGTCGAAGCGTTCACCCGCGCCATGCGCAAGTCCATGGAGTACAGCCAGGAGAACCCGGATGTGGTCCGCGAGGTGATCGGCGAGTATACCGAGACGGACCCGGAGATCCTGGAGCGCATCACCCTGCCGCGCTTCAAGGCAGACTTCTCCCGCGAGGCCATGACCGCCCTCGGCGAGGCCGCCGTGAAGTACGGCGTCATCGATGAGGCCCCGGACCTGGACGCCCTGCTGCCGGAGGGAACCGAATGA
- a CDS encoding ABC transporter ATP-binding protein codes for MLSVRNMKKVYHTDGGDIEAVRNLTFDLPQGQLACLVGPSGSGKTTLLKCIAGLLAPSAGEVTLHGKKVTGPPKSMAVVFQEYGRSLFPWMRVRDNVELPLKNAGMDKAKRDELVDNALEAVGLAHVPKSYPWQLSGGMQQRVAIARAVAYQPQVLLMDEPFAAVDAQTRADLEDLVRSVWKKLGVSILFVTHDIDESVYLGERVIILSSSPTVIQEDVLIDLPDERDQLETRSSQRFSELRHHVYEQIQLAKKGFRPEDAIAR; via the coding sequence ATGCTCTCCGTGCGGAACATGAAGAAGGTGTACCACACCGACGGCGGCGACATCGAGGCCGTCCGGAACCTCACCTTCGACCTGCCCCAGGGCCAGCTGGCCTGCCTGGTCGGGCCCTCCGGCTCGGGCAAGACCACCCTGCTCAAGTGCATCGCGGGGCTGCTGGCCCCCAGCGCCGGGGAGGTCACCCTGCACGGCAAGAAGGTCACTGGTCCGCCGAAGTCCATGGCGGTGGTCTTCCAGGAGTACGGCCGCTCCCTGTTCCCCTGGATGCGGGTCCGGGACAACGTGGAACTGCCCCTGAAGAACGCCGGGATGGACAAGGCCAAGCGGGACGAGCTCGTGGACAACGCCCTCGAGGCCGTCGGCCTGGCCCACGTGCCCAAGTCCTACCCCTGGCAGCTCTCCGGCGGCATGCAGCAGCGCGTGGCCATCGCCCGCGCCGTGGCCTACCAGCCCCAGGTGCTGCTCATGGATGAGCCCTTTGCCGCCGTGGATGCCCAGACCCGCGCTGACCTGGAAGACCTGGTCCGCAGCGTCTGGAAGAAGCTCGGCGTCTCCATCCTGTTCGTCACCCATGACATCGACGAGTCCGTCTACCTCGGCGAACGCGTCATCATCCTGTCCTCCTCACCCACCGTGATCCAGGAAGACGTCCTGATCGACCTGCCGGACGAGCGCGACCAGCTCGAGACCCGCTCCTCCCAGCGCTTCTCCGAACTCCGCCACCACGTCTACGAACAGATCCAGCTCGCCAAGAAGGGCTTCCGCCCCGAAGACGCCATCGCCCGGTAG
- a CDS encoding ABC transporter permease: MGLVGLLGFLVIWEVLPRTGIVNPTFLPPASAAIADLFRNFGLTAFWQAVGDTMWQWLLGMLIACIAATVLGFLIGSSTFLRRFTNSTIEFMRPVPSVALIPLAVLLFGVEIESALLLIVYASFWQVLIQVLYGVADVDNVAMNTARSYGLGPLARLRYVIFPTALPYLMTGVRLASAVALILAITAQLIIGNPGLGAEIAKAQSGGSYVAMYALILATGLLGVIINLVMRMIERKVLSWHSSVRTEVAT, from the coding sequence CTGGGGCTGGTGGGCCTGCTGGGCTTCCTGGTGATCTGGGAGGTGCTGCCGCGCACCGGGATCGTGAACCCGACGTTCCTGCCCCCGGCCTCGGCGGCCATCGCGGACCTGTTCCGGAACTTCGGTCTGACCGCGTTCTGGCAGGCCGTCGGAGACACGATGTGGCAGTGGCTGCTGGGCATGCTGATCGCGTGCATCGCGGCGACCGTGCTGGGCTTTCTGATCGGCTCATCCACGTTCCTGCGCCGGTTCACGAACTCGACCATCGAGTTCATGCGCCCCGTGCCGTCCGTGGCGTTGATCCCGCTGGCGGTGCTGCTGTTCGGCGTGGAGATCGAGTCGGCCCTGCTGCTGATCGTGTACGCGTCCTTCTGGCAGGTGCTGATCCAGGTCCTGTACGGAGTGGCCGACGTGGACAACGTGGCCATGAACACGGCCCGGTCCTACGGGCTCGGTCCACTGGCGCGGCTACGCTACGTCATCTTCCCCACGGCGTTGCCGTACCTGATGACCGGCGTGCGCCTGGCCTCGGCCGTGGCCCTGATCCTGGCGATCACCGCCCAGCTGATCATCGGCAACCCGGGCCTGGGAGCCGAGATCGCCAAGGCCCAGTCCGGTGGCTCCTACGTAGCGATGTACGCCCTCATCCTGGCGACCGGCCTGCTCGGCGTCATCATCAACCTGGTCATGCGCATGATCGAGCGCAAGGTGCTGTCCTGGCACTCCTCGGTCCGAACGGAGGTCGCCACATGA
- a CDS encoding 2-oxo acid dehydrogenase subunit E2 has translation MEIFTLPDVGEGLTEAEITEWRVAVGDTVAVNDVLCEIETAKSLVELPSPYAGTVAELMAPAGETIEVGTPIIGITTAASPDSSPEGSAPAAVETGYTMPAAAGDSADAGVGEEAPVPTDGGDPAHGTPADSNAHRDRAETHRETAGINTNGVQGSARGSGPALTGSGPKADSAQRRPRKPSSVTASVPEAPDSGTTSPRSAAPAASGQAAVAPSWSPSLREETGRATAASALRPSAQTPSSPTTPVPVDGAPAAVPAPSAPATRGLRLPAAVGNLVAAGRERQTEVAGLFERVLAKPPVRRIAKELGVDLTKVRATGQFGEVTRTDVENYLAERETNIDTSGSFWMPDTGDNVRRTERIRVKGVRKATAAAVSASYRDAPHVSIFVDVDASRTMEFVKRLKSSREFEGVKVTPLLILAKAVIWAAARNPHVNASWTDDEIHVKHYMNLGIAAATPRGLLVPNVKNANELSLRDLAESLGTLAKRARDGKTQPAEMADGTISITNIGALGIDTGTPIINPGEVAIVAFGTIRQKPWVVSGEVIPRWITTLGGSFDHRVVDGDLSARFMADVAAIMEEPALLLE, from the coding sequence TTGGAGATCTTCACCCTGCCGGACGTCGGCGAAGGCCTGACCGAAGCCGAGATCACGGAGTGGCGCGTGGCCGTGGGAGACACCGTCGCCGTCAACGACGTCCTCTGCGAGATCGAGACCGCCAAGTCCCTGGTCGAGTTGCCCAGCCCCTACGCCGGCACCGTGGCCGAGCTCATGGCCCCGGCTGGCGAGACCATTGAGGTCGGCACCCCGATCATCGGCATCACCACGGCGGCCTCCCCGGATAGCTCCCCAGAGGGCTCGGCCCCCGCTGCCGTGGAGACCGGGTACACCATGCCTGCTGCGGCAGGGGACAGTGCGGATGCTGGAGTCGGCGAGGAGGCTCCCGTGCCGACCGACGGCGGCGATCCCGCCCACGGAACGCCCGCCGACTCGAATGCGCACAGGGATCGTGCCGAGACACACCGGGAAACGGCAGGCATCAACACGAATGGTGTGCAGGGCAGTGCACGGGGTTCTGGCCCTGCCCTGACCGGCTCGGGGCCGAAGGCCGACTCCGCCCAGCGCCGGCCCCGCAAGCCGTCCTCGGTGACCGCATCCGTGCCGGAGGCCCCGGACTCGGGGACCACCTCGCCCAGGTCAGCCGCTCCGGCGGCGTCCGGCCAGGCCGCCGTCGCACCGTCGTGGAGCCCGTCCCTCCGTGAGGAGACCGGCCGCGCCACGGCAGCCTCGGCCCTCCGCCCCTCCGCCCAGACACCGTCCAGCCCCACCACGCCCGTGCCCGTTGACGGTGCCCCGGCTGCCGTGCCCGCGCCCAGTGCCCCGGCGACGCGCGGGCTGAGGTTGCCGGCCGCCGTCGGGAATCTGGTGGCAGCCGGACGCGAACGCCAGACGGAGGTGGCAGGACTGTTCGAGCGCGTCCTGGCCAAACCGCCGGTGCGGCGGATCGCCAAGGAACTGGGTGTGGACCTGACCAAGGTGCGGGCCACAGGGCAGTTCGGCGAGGTCACGCGGACGGACGTGGAGAACTACCTGGCCGAGCGGGAGACGAACATCGACACGTCCGGCTCGTTCTGGATGCCGGACACCGGTGACAACGTGCGGCGCACTGAGCGGATCCGCGTCAAGGGCGTGCGTAAGGCGACGGCCGCGGCGGTCTCCGCGTCCTACCGGGACGCCCCACACGTCTCGATCTTCGTGGACGTGGACGCCTCGCGGACCATGGAGTTCGTCAAGCGACTCAAGTCCTCCCGTGAGTTCGAGGGCGTCAAGGTCACGCCTCTGCTGATCCTCGCGAAGGCCGTCATCTGGGCTGCGGCGCGCAACCCGCACGTCAACGCCTCGTGGACGGACGACGAGATCCACGTCAAGCACTACATGAACCTCGGGATCGCCGCCGCCACCCCGCGCGGGCTGCTGGTGCCGAACGTCAAGAACGCCAACGAGCTGTCCCTCCGTGACCTGGCCGAGTCCCTCGGGACCCTGGCGAAGCGGGCCCGGGACGGCAAGACGCAGCCGGCGGAGATGGCGGACGGCACCATCTCCATCACGAACATCGGCGCGCTGGGTATCGATACCGGCACGCCGATCATCAACCCTGGCGAGGTGGCCATCGTGGCGTTCGGGACCATCCGGCAGAAGCCCTGGGTGGTCTCCGGGGAGGTCATCCCGCGGTGGATCACCACCCTGGGGGGCTCCTTCGACCACCGCGTGGTGGACGGGGACCTCTCGGCGCGCTTCATGGCGGACGTTGCCGCCATCATGGAGGAGCCGGCCCTCCTACTGGAGTAG